The DNA sequence ACCCTTTTGGCTATCCTCCGAACCCTTCATCCCTTTTGAGATTGATACCCATCAATTTTGGTGTCCTAATTTAGAATTGCCACGTTTTTATGGGGCAATCTCATTCCTTACTTGTCTTGGCCTGGAAAGAGATTAGGAAATACAACTTCTTCGATTTTGTCTACAACTTCAGTTTGATCAGTCCCAAAAATGGAGCTGCAATACTGAGATCACACAGCTTCAAGAAAAGTTCTGAAATCGAAACCAGGACCGTCTCCGATGAGTCTAATAACAAGTTTGGTGGCGTTAACAATTCGAGTCGGCTGAAGGATTGCAAGCCTGAAAATGTAAAATTGAAAAGGAACCTTTCGTTTAAGGAAATGTTGCGGACAGAAGTTTGCAGAGGCAAAAATGAGTTGAAGCATAAACCAATGCCGGCTCTTGCTCTGTCTCAACCTGATTTTATGTTTTCGCCTAGACCCGTTCAGGAGCTTGATGATGCAGCAGTCAAAGTTCAGAAGGTTTACAAGAGCTATCGAACTCGAAGAAACCTTGCAGATTGTGCAGTGGTGGCTGAGGAGCTATGgtaattattttgttacttgctgAGTATGCTTCAATTTAAGTTTGCTTTGATACAAAATGGTTTGATTAATTTGGTTCGTTTTCAAATGGTTTAGGTGGAGAGACACATTAGATTCTCCAGCTGGCGCTAAAGAGCTATGGTAATTATCTAAGCAGTTGATTATTATCTTCTACTATTGAAATTGTGCATGAATTAAttcggtttttatttttattttttatgaaatggtttgattgatttggTTATTTTCAAATGCTTCAGGTGGAAAACTTTAGATTCTGTAGGTCTCAAGCAGAGTTCTGTGTCATTTTTCGATGTTGAGAAGCCAGAAACCGCCGTTTCTCGGTGGGCAAGGGCTAGGACTAGAGCTGCCAaggtttgttctttttcttaattcttatacataCTTCTTTCTCATGTTTCCGTAGCTTATTGGGTGTTCATTTGAGTAATAACACTTGCTTTGTTATTTCAGGTTGGGAAAGGTTTGTCTAAGGATGAGAAAGCACAAAAGTTAGCTCTTCAACATTGGCTTGAAGCTGTAAGTTCACACTTCATCTATGACCTTTAATAAGACTAGAGATTTCTTTTGAAAACTTATATTCTTTGTAATGTAAAACGTGCATGATCTAACATTAAGCTGTTTACTTCTTGATGTCCTTTACAGATTGATCCTCGCCATCGGTATGGACACAATTTACACATGTACTATGATTTGTGGTTTGAAAGTGAGAGCAGCCAGCCTTTCTTCTACTGGTAAGTGATTGTCCTTAATGTTGATTTAACTTCACCATATGAAGTTATGAACAAATATGTTGGTGAAACTTTTTCTGATGATGTGATATTTGAAACTTACTGATCAATTTGTATAATGCAGGCTGGATGTTGGAGATGGCAAAGAAATAAATCTCGAGAAATGCCCGAGGACAGTTCTACAGAGCCAATGCATCAAGTACCTTGGACCGGTTAGTTCCAAACCTTCTCCTAACTCCATTTACAGTTATCGTATTCGCTGCATAATCAAATTTATACATATATCTGATTGTGTTATCTTTGTGTTTGAATGTTTCAGAAAGAAAGGAAAGCCTATGAAGTAGTAGTCAAAGATGGGAAGCTAATATTTAAGCAAAGTGGGAACCTTGTCAATAGCACTGAAGGTTCGAAATCAATATTTGTGCTAAGCACAACAAGGGCTTTGTATGTTGGTCAGAAGAAGAAGGGTCAGTTTCAGCATTCCAGTTTTCTATCCGGAGGTGCTACCACGGCAGCTGGAAGATTGGTTGCCCATGATGGGGTTCTTGAGGTACTAAATTATCCAATGCCTCTGATATACATACCACATTATGCATGCATCTGTTTAGTTATGACCTTGGTTTCTATGTCATGTTCTAACTTGGTCTGTTATTTCAGGCTATTTGGCCTTACAGTGGTCACTACCACCCAACAGAAGAGAACTTCATGGAATTCATCAGCTTCCTCCAAGACAACAATGTTGATCTCACTGATGTCAAGGTAAATTTCCTTATATTTCCATACGATAACAATATTAGCGTCATCAAATTTGTTCACTAAATAATGTGGCATTATTACGTCGTTTAGTGAACAAATTTTTGTAACCCCTAGCCGTACATTGTTGATCAATACATGTGTGCATTAGTTAATCTCATTTAACATATTCGATCCTTTCCACAGAGGTGTGCAATTGATGATGACTATCCTTCAATGAAGAAAACTGAAGGGGAACTAACAAAGCAGAAATCATTCAAGTCAACGAAATCGGATGGTGCAAACGCAACCAATGTCGATGACCTGACTGAGAGGGCACCAATCCCCGCCGTCCGTTCTGAAGAGAACAAGAAGGTTGATGGTGGCAGTGCAAAACCACCAATGTTCACTATGGGCAAGCGATTGCCTTGCAATTGGTCTACTGGAAATGGAGCCAGAATCGGGTGCGTGCGAGACTATCCTAGTGACCTACAAACCAGAGCACTGGAACAAGTCAACTTATCTCCTCGTGTTGGTCATGCGACGTTGGTAAACCCTGGCCCAATTCCTTCTCCGAGGCCCAGCCCAAAGATCCGCCTCTCACCGAGGCTTGCATATATGGGCCTGCCAAGTCCAAGGACCCCAATTGCTGCGGCTAACTGAGTTTGATGCACGCTGGTAAAAGTAAACTAGAAATTTCTAGGGGGCGCTCCTTGTGCCCAAATAAGGAGGAGGGGTCAAAGGAACTAATccaatttttttcttcctttgactctcacaaaattttattgattaGGTTATAATTTGATTTTTTCTGTACAGGCCTTCAATGAGCctaatagttttttttctttaacctAAATTTCGATCCAGCATTTTCGGGTCGGGTTGGGTATAATtgattcttttattataaagaaATAATTTGAGGCTTATGCTTTCTGAAAGAGATATGGAAGATTACTACTTTTTGTTTATCAAACCATTGTTTTTTTCCCTCGCTTTAGTCTGCTGTACGTTTCATTTTTAATCATTGAAGGGAAAAGGCAAGTAAGCACTATTAATGGATAACtaagaaaattcaaatataaGATGCATAACTAAACAATTAGACGGTTACTTTGTTTAATGAGACAGTTTACTCTGTAGTTTGTGgattaaaaatataaataaattattaaaaaaagacaATTATCTTCTTAATTTGGTAAAATTGCAACGGTATTTCTTAATTTTGGCGGATAAAATTATTAATAGTTTTAGCCTTTAGCTGAAACTTAACAAACATGCAACAGTGGAACTCATTACTAGTGTTTCTTAGTCTTGAAAATCTGGGTGAATAGAAATGCATATTCGTATAGGGTTTAAATCTTTTTAGGTAGCTCTGctctatttttcttaatttaatgATGGGgtgacaaaaagaaaataaaaagaattaaattaTGACATCATATTTATAAGCTTCTCCATGTTTTGTCAGGGCAGGGAGACAACACAGAGATGAGTAATCAAATCACTCGATCACATCTTACTGAGCCACTGACACACCCAAAAACCAGATAAAAAGAGTCATTTCTCACAGACCTCAAGATCGAGTTTAGCACCACTACCCACCCTGCACCGAATCAAATCTTCTCCTTTCAACTCTGCCCTTGATGGGATTACAGAAAACATTCTTTAATTAATCTTGTTATTTTATGCATTCCTGATTAccaatttcttcttttcctatTTGCCCCCGAATGATGGTTAATTATGATTAATGGTTGTGCTTGGTTATAAATGTGAAAATTTTTAGTTTCGGAGAATCGTGCATATTACGAAtttttcaacatatatatctgGCATGGCtcttaaaatatttaaaacatCAAATTATCTTATTCATATGATCCGATCACAGTATACGTTATGATCCGAGCCACAGTAGATCGAGGCAGTAATACTATTTTGGTCAAAAGAAACATTAACTGTGCTGCGAGTATAAGCCAGTTGAAGAGAAGCAGCTGGCACATTGAGCATATATTCCAGGTTCTCTCTCCCAAAGCTATAGTAAATTAGTAATAGTAATAGACCAGAACAGTAGTCCCGATGCTTGCTAGCTAGCTATCTCTGTAGCCTTAGCCTTAGCCCTAGCCCTGTTTACGTACGGCAATGTTATTCATAGCAATGGTAGGGATGATGAGTAGGGACTGATTAGTAAAAAAGTTGCTTTTTGCTTCAGCAGCCAAACCAGAGACAAAAGAAAGAACAGATTGACGTACGTCGATCGGGTGGCGGTAGTGCTTTTACTGACTGTAGAAGCGCTTTTATCGGCCAGTCGTGCAAGGCCTCTTCGTGCTCTAGGCTCTATCTTGGATAGGCTAAGCTTCGGGGAGGTACTGTTGGCTATTGCAGTGACTGCATGCGTCTTGTAGTATAGCTAGGCGCACAGCATCACTGCGTTTCTGGGTTTCTGCTTCTGCTTCGGGCTTCTGCTTTTTACAATAGTTTCTTCTCTTCGTTCAAAAACTTGCTCTTTGACTTCATCACTGTTAATTTGCTTTTCAATGATGCATTATGCATACATCACCCTATCCACCCTAGCTAGATACTACACTTTTTCATGTCTTCATTACACTAATGACTAGTATATCTACTTTGTACGAAATTTTTTAGAACTTTGCATACTGTAGTTTTCGTGGTCGATTATATGACTGGCTTATTGTGACAGGTTGTTGTATTTACACTTTATAAAAGTGAATAATTTCTCGAGgactactatatatatatatatatatagtatatcgTACGTACCATGTAAATCATTGTGCCAAATTGTGAgatttttgtttgtcttttgaGCAAAAAAGCTCTTCTATGGAATTATATTTAATCATACACAAAATATGAGGATTATTCAACCAAAATGGCATCGCGAGCGCTGCCGCTTGTAAACCCTAGCCGCTTGGGCTTGGGTATCCAACAACGTTATGAGGCATCGAGATCATCACCGGTCAGGATCAAATTCGCCGGATTTCAACGTCGAGAACTCTTGACGACTCTCTTTTGGGTGTTTAACCTCTGATTTCTTTCAGCATTTGGAGATGTTGAGTATGAAAATGTCAACCATACTCGAGACCGACTGCGCCTTGTTTGGTGGATCCAATTGGGGATTCGGAGAAGGGCTACTCGCGACCGTCTGCGATTGGGTCTTCTGCTGTTGAGAACGACGGCGAAGTGCAGCGGTGTCGGTTTAATTAAGCCCATTCTAAATCTATCTTGGATTGTTTTGCTTCTGAGGGAGATGGTACTGGGAGACACAAGCTTCACCGTGATCAGGAGGGCGATGATTCTAAGCGGCGACGCCAGGGAGCTGTTATTTTGgctttgggtgtccaaatcaatatGGCTGTCTCTGTCTTTGGGCTGTGTGGACCCAAAATAAAACCCGATTTTGGATTACTTCGATGGCAAAGGTCCTCTCTTGTTGGTGGTCGCCTGATTGGCTAGCGTTGTTGGCAGCGCCGTCGTCATAGTGGTGGCCAGAGGAGCAATTGCATTCGGGCCTTACCAGGTTTATTGGGCCTCTATTTGGGTTTGGAGCCCTGATAGTCTTTGGACTTGGTTTGTTGAGGTCGAAAATACCTAGTGGGTCTATTGTTCTTTATGGGCTTCTTGGGCCGCTGCCTAGAGTTTTTTGGGCCTGGCTTTCTTGGGTCCAGAATGACTGTTGGGTTTTATACCCACCCCTTAGTTAGTTTCCTTTTAAACTAGTATATTCCTATGTGTACTGGTTCATAGTTAATAGGCTtgctttgaataagtgagcatgacaTGTCAAGTGAATGGTCCTATCATATGTATCACCATGGTGTGTTCATCACAACTTCTTGTCTATCTATTCAAGGTAGCGgaatgatatgtaatggtcattctggccTTATCCCTATATTAATGAAATCTCTATAATATTTATCACTGTGGTGTGTTCATCACAACTTTTTGTCTATATGTACAAGGTAGCGGAATGATATGTAATGTTATTCTGACCTTACCCCTACATTAATGAAATCTCTATAATATTTTActcatttactcaaaaaaaaaaaaaaaaaagctcttcTATGCAACCAAGTTTACATATAATAACTCAATTTTTAagcaaacaacataaaaataaaCGTTACTAACATAATAAACCTCATTTGTTATTATAGTGATGAGACGGCTGTAAAAACAAATATATGGACTCAGAAACTATAGTCTCCGACTGGAGACTCAAACATTATTTAATTAATCTACCTGCCCATTTAATGGGTTGAGATTTTACTTTCGTGGGGGGAGAGGGGAAAAGGGTTGAAAgccatattttgaaattttgaatatgCAGTCAATGACAGTGGTATGCTTAGTTATTGAATCAAACTAACTTGTGTAACAAGTACCATTATATTGATTAACCTCATAAAAACTACGAGTACTGCTATGCTAACCAAAAATAGTAATGAGTCAGCTTTGTTCCTTTTAATACAGTTACCATTGTTCTATCACCATCATCAAACTCATATAATCTTCATGACTCATAAATAATGGACGGCTGTAGATCTTAGAGACTGATTCACCCCGATGGACTCTTTGTGCCTTCCACATCAACCCATCTGTCCTTTGAAACTTGAAATGAACCTAGAATTTCTTCGACttctcataatatatatatatatatatatatatatatattatatatatatattgatattgACATATGAGTAGGGTAAATTAAAACAGTAAGATTCTTGTGATGCCTCTTTTGATGATGAATTCAAAGCTGCAATATATACTATCAATGAGTACTTAAAGCTTTTAACACGGGGTGAAAATCATTGAAGTGGAACCGTCCAAAGACTTCCTTAATTTCCTCTGGTAGATTCAATGTGTATTACAGGATGTTGTATAGAGCTTAAGCCGTTAGATTTAGCAAATTGTAATAGAGCACCCAGCAAACGGTAACTAATTTAAAGGTTATTAAATCTACAGTTTCAAACTCTAAAATACTGTATATATAAATTCTAGAGTAAGGTAAAATTTTCGATATATTATCGAAGTAAGTTTAAGGCTCTGCAGTCTAGGCATTTGTACTGGATTGATAGGTACTCTTGTAGACCATGAATTTTCACATATCAGTTGGAAAAGTTCTACTTCTGGCTTTGACAATCGCGCTCCTAATTCTTATATTTAAGATAGAGTCAGATAGAGCTAGCTACCCTTCTATAGCATTCCATCTGTTTGATAAGAAAGCAGAATCTCACCCTCTCTCAGATAAAAAaacatctctctctttctccagaACCCCAGAAACCAGAGGGAGAGTGAGAAGGAGAGCACTACATTTTGTCTTCAAtaggttttgttttttcaaattGGCTTTTTTTGAGCTACAAAAGCAATTAACTTTTGCCTTGTAGCTCATTCACTAGTAGTTTCTCTAGCTACTTCCCAGTTTTCTTTCTTCAGCcaagtctctctctttccctgCAATTTGTACCCCTCTCATTATAAAAATGAAGACCTCAAGGACATCCAGCTTCATTCTAGTGGTTTCTCTTCTCTGTTGGGTTTCTGTAACAATTAGCAAGCCTTTTCCTCGTCAACCAGGTTATCTATTCTTCCTTTTCTACATGTAAAGCCATTTAATTTTCTCATACTGAATAACATTTTACTTTCATTTTGCTGATGAACCAAACAGACCAAACCCCCCATACCAAAGGAGCTACATTTGGCTCAAAACAGGTACATACACATTACACACAGACACCCATTACCCTTAAGAAtctctcttttcattttttctgggttttgttagtTTGGCATTTCTGTCTTTTCCATATATGTATTTTCTGTGTTTGTGTTTTCAGGGAGTTGATCAGAAAAGCTTTGACGGAGTGAAGGAGAAGTATGAAGGGGAGGAGTACTATAGAGGGCTTATGAGTAGGCTTGGGTCAATCCCACCAAACTGTGCTCACAGATGTGAAGGTTGTGTCCCTTGTGTTCCAGTTCAGATACCCACGACCACTGACCACATTGGAGTTCAATATGCCAATTATGAGCCTGAAGGATGGAAATGCAAGTGTGGTTCTACTTTCTTTAATCCATAAATGTCTACTTTGGAACTTAAAAGAGTTCAGACGCAACCTTTTGGTCACACTGGAGGCTTTAGAGTATTTTGTCATTCTGCTTACAGTCATTGCAGAAAGAGAGTTGCTAGTTGGATTTTAGTGTATATATAGCTAACttctatatatatgaaaaaaagTTGGATTTCATTTGTCTCATCCCTctgttttttccttttggtcTTGCTTTTGTTTCTAATTTTGTCCTTGCTTTTGTTTCTAAATTTTCCATGTGTTGTTATAGGAGTTGgacaataaaaaaagaaagggtttttgtcaatttatgtaattaagttttttaaattgtctcttacccaaaacactctaaatcTTCCCTAAtacttcattatttttttttaataccattttaccctcacctttttgttacttagagagagaaaaagacaatggaagagagagaaattataGGAGATTTCAtcggattcctgtcaccggcTGCCACCTaccggatttttctgaaaacctcgccaGAGATCTCCAAAAAGATCGTCGGAGATTTCATAGGTCGtcggaaatgtttattgccccatagatgtctattgcttcccattgcccccaatagaggggcaattgtctattgccctccaatagaactttcagtagtcggaatggaaactaatcttcctaaaattagataaataaaactttaattaaagaaaaaaatgaagagattatatcaatttaaaaacgtctattgcccgcctccccccccccccccaatagacattcaatttttattttttttatttccttctgTCCCgttattaaaaaaacaaaaatctgatttgggcacccagaaaatgatcTAGGCACCCATGTCCTATTCTCCCATCTTTCTGGTTACAGACTCGAGATCGGAAGTAGTCTTTCGGCAAGGCAGGAGTCGTGGATGATGTCGCTGACGTCCTCTGGGAGCTCGAGCCTATAGCCTCCTCGAAACCTGATCTGATTGTGCAACCTCGCCCTCCTCCTCGACGACACCATCTCCGCCGGTGGGAAGCTCCAACGATTGGATTGTGCTGGGAACAACTTCGTGTTCTTCATGTGCTACTCGGAAGCACCAAAACAGCTTTCAGAGGACAGAGGCGAATCTGCGGATGCGATGAGCAACGGAGACAACAATAAGTTCCGGTTTCCTGTTCTTGCAAGTCGCCACCATGGCCGGACGTTTGGATCGGAGATGACCGGTCTCCTCTTCCTGCTGCTGAGATGAGTCAAAGGCGAAGTCCAACCGACGACTGGATTGTGctgggtagagagagagagagagagagagagagagagagagagctgtcaGAGTGAAGACAGAGAAAGGAGAGAAAGTCTGTATCATGctggagagagaggagaaagtgGCATTAGATGTAATTGTTTAATTAGGTTGAGGGTTAATTTGTCATTTCTCTCTAAATTGAGTTAGTGGGaagaaaaatctgttgctgaagtaagtgagataattttaatCAATTTAAGTGATTTGAGTCAAGGACCCTAAAAACACATTTATCATGTAGCTTAATCTATATGGAGTTATTTTCTTACATGCGCTTTCAAAATACTAGAGTTACCTATGAAGTACCGAAATTCAATTGAAAACTATTTAAAGAAACTAAGGCTACATAAAAATTACTATATGCCTTTAAATATGATGTTTAAGTGTTAAATTTGAGTATTGTTGAATATTAACAGTTTCAGAAAAATCAATCAATTTGATCTGATTTAAATATTATCATTTCGGATTCGGACGGTGGTCGCGACCCATCGAATTGTGACTGTAGGTTGAACGTTATAAACGTTGAGAGTaaactttttaatttttcatgATGGTCCCAATTCTCTTACTTTTTACTGTACCGTAAATAATAATCATGGTTGGTTTCCTTAAGTGGCCAACTTTAGGTAGGATTGAGATACAAGCTGATCCCACCTGCCAGCGCATATGCAATGATTCAAGTCACCAAATCTTTATTTGTATTCTAAAACATGCACGCATCAAGGAAATTTCTTACCGTTATTCTATTTACTAACGCAATTGAATGGTAAAAAAGTTACAGTACCAGGGGTCCAGGAAAAACCAAACACAGGTGGTCCACGTGTCAGGCACGCTCCACCTCGTTGGAGAAAAAGTCACGTGACACCACAGCTTTCGTCAAGCgcggaaataaaaaaataaaaacaaaaacaaaaacattttcTAATCCCACACACCAAACTTTAGGTCTCCCAAAGTTGAATCAAAAGCAAACAAGACTCTAACATATTATCAATAAAGCCCCTTTGccttttctcctcctctgtAAATTTAACCCCAAATTGCTTTTAACCCAAccgccccaaaaaaaaaaaaaaaaaaaattaaaaaaaaaaaaaattcactaacCCTagatctctctttcttctttcttctctcttctctctctccaagACGAAGAACCCACACAGCGTGCATTGCTGTCCGTACAAATTTGTCTGCTTTggttcttcttctgcttcttcttctttgttttgcttCGATTGGACGACAATCATTGCGGTGCGAGTCGGCGGAGCTTTTTGTTATGCTGCTCGGCGCTTAGGTTCTCACGAAAGCTTTGATTTTTAGGAGGGTCTGTGatttttagggttagggtttatttatttatttttgaattgggTTCGGGTGGCTGCGCAAATGGAGCCTCGTGTTGGGAATAAGTTCAGGCTGGGACGGAAGATCGGTAGCGGCTCGTTCGGGGAGATCTATCTTGGTTCGTGTTTCTGATTCTGATCGCGGGTCAAAATTGGATTTGGGTGATTTTTATGGAGGTGATTAAATTATTGATCTTTTTGATCGGTTTTGGTGTTGTTGTAGGTACCAATATTCAGACGAACGAGGAGGTTGCGATTAAGCTGGTGAGTGTTGCAATTGAGCTCCCCCTGATGTTGACTTTTGTTTTCATGCTCTGCTCGTTTGGTTCTGTTTGATGCCAATTTGGATGGTGGAAATTGGTGCTCTGAAAATTTGGGAGAATATGGTTTATGAGTTTGTGGTGTGCTTGGTAGAAATGCTTCAGCTTTCAGTTTAGTAGTAATGCCATTGTTTTGGGGAGCAACTAATTCTTAGATCAATAGATTTTTCTGGTTTTTGCATTAGTGGTATAAGCTTGCTTTGTCATGTACTTTTCCTGTTTTTGGTTCGTAATGAACCGCAATCGTCTTCAGTCTCTGACTTTTAGGTTAATAAGAAGAATCAGTACCACCGGCGAAAGTGGGCCAAATCCTATGATTTCCTTGTTTCGTCCTGAGTTCCGTCTAATGAATTTGGTTGATTAATGATACTTCTTCTGGAGCATAAAAAGCTAATGACCGTGTTTCCAATTTTTAGGAAAATGTGAAGACAAAACATCCTCAGTTGCTGTATGAATCCAAGTTGTACAGGATCCTACAAGGAGGAAGTATGTAATTTTCCGTTGATGAGTAGTTTTGTTATATAGAGTTTCATACTATTGGTTTTAAGCCTGACAAGTTTTCCTGGTTTGTAAATTTGGTATTGCAGCTGGGATACCAAATGTGCGGTGGTTTGGAGTTGAAGGAGATTATAACGTTTTGGTAATGGATTTGCTGGGTCCTAGTCTTGAAGACTTATTTAACTTCTGCAGTAGGAAACTTTCTTTGAAAACAGTTCTTATGCTGGCAGATCAAATGGTACGTGGTGATTGAGTGTGTACATAGTCATTGTATTGGTTTACTTACTAATTTCTGACATTCTTTACATTTATTTTTAGATCAATCGTGTTGAATTTGTTCATtccaaatcctttcttcatcgtGATATCAAGCCAGACAATTTTCTCATGGGATTAGGAAGGCGTGCAAATCAGGTTTTGCTCTATTTTTTGCATGCAATACTGATCTTCTTTGGTTTACTTTGAGTGTGTATTTCATATATTGAGGTGCTTATGCTAATATTCATATTTGATTTCCACTTTTGTAGGTATACATGATTGATTTTGGTCTGGCTAAGAAATATCGGGATAGTACAACCCGTCAACATATTCCATATAGGTGAGAATGAATGATGCATGCCTATGGGTGTGGCTTCTAATAAGTTCTGTGTATATGAAACTGGATATGGTGTACGAGAACATGATTGCAGGTAATGTAGTAACATAAAATTTTCATGTTGCGTGATATGAATGCTGCAGAGAAAACAAGAATCTGACTGGAACAGCAAGATATGCAAGCATGAACACCCACCTTGGGATTGGTATGTTTCAATCCTTCCTTTTGTATTTTGGTGTTCTTTGTAATGTAATGTTGTTCCAGTTTAGTGTTATATCTCATTTAGTAATGATTTCTGCTATTTTGAACTTTATAGAGCAAAGCCGGAGGGATGATTTGGAATCTCTTGGTTACGTCCTGATGTAC is a window from the Rosa chinensis cultivar Old Blush chromosome 2, RchiOBHm-V2, whole genome shotgun sequence genome containing:
- the LOC112189209 gene encoding IQ domain-containing protein IQM1; protein product: MGQSHSLLVLAWKEIRKYNFFDFVYNFSLISPKNGAAILRSHSFKKSSEIETRTVSDESNNKFGGVNNSSRLKDCKPENVKLKRNLSFKEMLRTEVCRGKNELKHKPMPALALSQPDFMFSPRPVQELDDAAVKVQKVYKSYRTRRNLADCAVVAEELWWRDTLDSPAGAKELWWKTLDSVGLKQSSVSFFDVEKPETAVSRWARARTRAAKVGKGLSKDEKAQKLALQHWLEAIDPRHRYGHNLHMYYDLWFESESSQPFFYWLDVGDGKEINLEKCPRTVLQSQCIKYLGPKERKAYEVVVKDGKLIFKQSGNLVNSTEGSKSIFVLSTTRALYVGQKKKGQFQHSSFLSGGATTAAGRLVAHDGVLEAIWPYSGHYHPTEENFMEFISFLQDNNVDLTDVKRCAIDDDYPSMKKTEGELTKQKSFKSTKSDGANATNVDDLTERAPIPAVRSEENKKVDGGSAKPPMFTMGKRLPCNWSTGNGARIGCVRDYPSDLQTRALEQVNLSPRVGHATLVNPGPIPSPRPSPKIRLSPRLAYMGLPSPRTPIAAAN
- the LOC112185662 gene encoding EPIDERMAL PATTERNING FACTOR-like protein 3; this translates as MKTSRTSSFILVVSLLCWVSVTISKPFPRQPDQTPHTKGATFGSKQGVDQKSFDGVKEKYEGEEYYRGLMSRLGSIPPNCAHRCEGCVPCVPVQIPTTTDHIGVQYANYEPEGWKCKCGSTFFNP